The following proteins are encoded in a genomic region of Thermococcus sp.:
- a CDS encoding ABC transporter ATP-binding protein codes for MLEVINVSAGYGRGDVIHDISFTAVRGEIYLLLGTNGAGKTTTFRVVTGILPLSSGRVVIEGVDLWKEPTKAKVMIGYLPEGERVYPNLSVYKNLLFFSRIYGVPEGRINKILKEFGLYEHRDKKAGELSRGLRKRLALARALLHDPEVLVLDEPFSNLDVPSVMELRERIIEMLKEEKIVLFSTHILSELQHFEGVNCRVGIIRDGKLILEKKLENLISLLRSVEVVLTVTNQELALRVLKEKEYNTRAEGRNIVVSVSSYASEVPEITSVLAENGVGLLQVRPKEVPLEKLFMELSRGNEAHRR; via the coding sequence ATGCTTGAAGTAATAAACGTGAGTGCAGGTTATGGCAGAGGGGACGTTATCCATGATATCTCATTCACCGCAGTTCGAGGTGAGATCTACTTACTACTGGGCACGAACGGAGCGGGGAAGACGACAACTTTCAGGGTCGTCACAGGAATACTGCCCCTCTCCAGTGGCAGGGTGGTGATTGAAGGAGTAGATTTATGGAAGGAACCCACAAAGGCCAAGGTGATGATAGGATACCTGCCAGAAGGTGAAAGGGTTTATCCCAATCTGAGCGTCTACAAAAACCTTCTGTTCTTCTCCCGCATCTACGGCGTTCCCGAAGGGCGGATTAATAAGATCCTCAAGGAGTTCGGGCTGTATGAGCACAGGGACAAAAAAGCCGGGGAACTGAGCAGGGGTTTGAGGAAAAGGCTCGCCCTTGCGAGGGCTCTCCTACATGATCCCGAGGTACTCGTCTTGGACGAGCCTTTCAGCAACCTCGACGTTCCAAGCGTAATGGAGCTGAGGGAGAGGATTATTGAAATGCTGAAGGAGGAAAAGATCGTGCTCTTCTCAACCCATATTTTGAGTGAGCTTCAGCACTTTGAAGGAGTGAACTGCAGAGTGGGTATAATACGGGACGGGAAGCTCATTTTGGAAAAAAAGCTTGAGAACCTCATATCACTCCTCAGAAGTGTTGAGGTTGTCCTTACCGTGACCAATCAAGAACTGGCCCTTCGGGTTCTGAAGGAGAAAGAATACAACACCCGGGCTGAGGGCAGGAACATCGTTGTCAGTGTATCCAGCTACGCATCTGAAGTGCCCGAGATAACGAGTGTTCTCGCCGAGAACGGTGTTGGACTTCTGCAGGTGAGACCTAAGGAGGTGCCCCTCGAAAAGCTGTTCATGGAACTCTCTAGGGGTAATGAGGCACATCGTCGATAG
- a CDS encoding ABC transporter permease subunit, with translation MRPEMKALVEKEWWMLRDNLSQLFSGIGMIIFITALSVLVPPTPQSSYAVYHQITSNPELFGVSGEIVRSLGRWVFNFGAMVAQIPVVFGITIYIAIYSYLANSILSEKTNKTIEVLFSTSLHESEIIASKMITGAFLGIGLVILAFLINTLGIEAGFHHYAGTWWMPTRSYLFLMVLFSGAFSALAFPVALVVGMRGSKVLMASGTFVVFIPIGVLIFASRFSATDYVRTMLLIAIAGAGLAVLLTLLSRRIINRLAFITN, from the coding sequence ATGAGGCCCGAGATGAAGGCCCTAGTCGAAAAAGAGTGGTGGATGTTAAGGGACAACTTATCCCAACTTTTTTCCGGGATTGGAATGATAATATTTATAACTGCGCTGTCGGTTCTCGTTCCTCCAACCCCCCAGAGTTCGTATGCCGTTTATCATCAGATCACTTCTAACCCAGAACTGTTCGGAGTATCCGGGGAAATCGTGAGGTCATTAGGCAGGTGGGTGTTCAATTTCGGGGCCATGGTAGCTCAGATACCGGTGGTTTTTGGCATAACAATATACATAGCCATTTATTCATACCTAGCGAACTCAATCCTTTCCGAGAAAACAAATAAAACGATAGAGGTTCTCTTCTCAACATCCCTTCATGAAAGCGAAATAATTGCTTCGAAGATGATAACGGGAGCATTTCTTGGAATTGGACTCGTAATCCTTGCTTTTTTGATAAACACCCTGGGCATAGAAGCTGGTTTTCATCACTATGCCGGAACATGGTGGATGCCAACCAGAAGCTATCTGTTCCTCATGGTACTCTTTTCTGGAGCTTTCTCTGCCCTCGCATTCCCCGTTGCGTTAGTGGTTGGAATGAGAGGATCCAAGGTTTTGATGGCCTCAGGCACGTTTGTAGTGTTCATCCCAATAGGGGTCCTAATATTTGCATCGAGGTTTTCGGCAACTGATTATGTCAGAACGATGCTCCTAATAGCGATTGCGGGTGCTGGCTTGGCTGTACTCCTTACACTGCTCTCAAGAAGAATAATAAACAGGCTGGCGTTCATAACGAACTGA